TCAATTCCCAATACTCGCATGAAGTTGTCTATACTCTCTTTTTGGTTGTCTATTTACAGTTTAGTTGTATGGCAATTTTCATGATGGAAGATATGCCAATTTAGATGGCGGCATTCTACCCAAATTTGGCCTGTTTCCCCAAATAGATTTCATCACGGGAACGCCCGAAAGCAGCAGAGAAAATCCATAGCCATTCCTTTCAGGACAACATCTGAACAACATTTGTTCAAACAAGCGGCACAACAGGGAATTATTTCCTTACTCAAACTTTACTTTGTCTGAGGATATGATTAGAATTGCGCACCATTTTAAAGACCCAGGTTATTTTTTAACCGTTAAATTTGAATTAATAGAATTCATTATTGAAGTGAGAGATTAATGCCAATAGTTAAAGTCAGAGAAAACGAGCCGTTTGACGTAGCATTGCGCCGTTTCAAACGTTCTTGCGAAAAAGCAGGTGTATTGTCAGAAGTACGTCGCCGTGAGTTTTTTGAAAAACCTACATGGGAACGTAAGCGTAAAAAAGCAGCAGCTAAAAAGCGTCATCTGAAAAAACTTGCTCGCGAAAACGCTCGTAGAATTAAATTGTACTAAGCGGCTATCTCTCAGCTAGCCGTTGTGCAACATTGTTAAATTAAAGGTTATTGCTATCCAATGTCTCTAATTACGACATTAAAAGAAGCTCAAAAAGATGCGATGCGCGCCAAAGACAAAATTCGTCTTGGTACAATCCGCCTTGCTTTGGCAGAGGTGAAGCAACGTGAAGTTGATACTCGTGAAGAGCTGACAGATGAAGATGTCATCGCTTTGCTAACCAAAATGGTTAAGCAACGTCACGATTCCATCGCACAATTTAAAAAGGCCGACCGTCAAGATTTAGTCGACCAAGAGCAAGCAGAACTGGAAGTTATACAAGAATTCTTACCTGAGCCCTTGTCCGATCAAGAGCTGCAAGACTTAATCGCCCAAGCCATTTCAGAGAGTGGCGCAAGCGGTATGCAAGATATGGGGAAAGTCATGGCTTGGCTTAAACCTAAAGTGCAAGGTCGTGCAGACATGGGCAAACTAAGCGGGCAAATTAAAGCCAAACTAAACGGCTAGTTTATACAGGTTGGCGTCCAGCCAATTTCGGGGTTTTCCATCAAAACAAGATTTTTATTCTCTTGTATATCAAGTGGAATTCCCCCGTTATTTCTTCCCCAGAATGACACTCTTACCTCGACGACATTTAACCCGTGCATTTTGCAGAATTTATTCTCTATAATGACTCGCTTTAGTCTTGTAGCAATAGTTAGTGTATTAACTCCTGATTTGGCTTAATTAACCTCAACTCGGGATAATAAGTAGTGATGAAAATAGTTAACTATTTGTTATAAAAAGAATTATTTTTTAATGTTCAGATACAGCCCTATAGAATACTTTGAGATGAGATACTTTTTAGCGAATTTGAGGCAAATTTACGCGTCAATAGCAAGTCTATTGCAAGTAAATTTAACGAAGAAGTCGCCAAAAATAGCCGTATCAAAGCTCTTCCTTATCCCGAGTCGGGGTTAATAAATGTCTGGCAGAATTCCACGTAATTTTATTGATGATTTACTTGCTCGTACCGACATTGTTGAGTTGATCGATGGTTTCGTCCCTCTAAAAAAAGCAGGGAGAAACTATCAGGCATGCTGCCCCTTCCATAATGAAAAATCGCCATCATTCACCGTAAGCCAGGACAAGCAGTTCTATCATTGCTTTGGCTGTGGCGCACATGGCAATGCCATCTCGTTTTTAATTGAATATGAGCGTTTGGAATTCCCGGAAGCAGTAGAAGAACTAGCGAGATATCACCACTTGGAAGTGCCTCGTGAGCAAGGCAGTTTTAGCAATTCGCCACAACAGCAAGCTAACCGTTCTCAACTGGAAGATGATTTTCAAATCATGGAAAAAGCCAGCCGCTTTTTTGAATCTCAGTTGAAACAAAAAGGGCAAGACTCCGGGGCAATCGAATATCTGAAAGGCCGAGGATTAAGCGGCGAAATCGTCAAACAATATAATATTGGCTACGCCCCTAACGAGTGGGACGCCATTTTAAAAACCTTCGGACAAACACCAGAAAGACAGCAACAATTGCTGGATTTAAAAATGATCACGGAAAATGATCAGCAACGACGCTTCGACTTTTTCCGGGATCGCATTATGTTCCCTATTCGCGATAAACGTGGTCGAGTCATTGGTTTTGGTGGTCGAGTCATGGGCGATGGCAGCCCGAAATATCTTAACTCCCCGGAAACTCGTATTTTCCATAAAGGCAGTGAGCTTTATGGCTTTTATCAAGCTAGGCAACAAAACAGAAAGCTGGAAAGGGTGCTGGTTGTAGAAGGCTATATGGACGTTATCGCACTGGCTCAGTTTGGCATTAGCTATGCGGTCGCGGCATTGGGAACTGCAACCACGCCAGAGCATATTCAAATGCTATTTCGCGCCACCAAACAAGTGATCTGTTGTTATGACGGAGACCGTGCCGGGCGTGATGCCGCTTGGCGTGCTTTGGTTAACGCTTTGCCCCAGTTAAAAGACGGCGTGCATATGAAATTCCTGTTTCTACCTGATGGTGAAGATCCGGATACGATGGTTCGTCGCATTGGCAAAGAGGCCTTTGAGCAATTAATGGAAGAAAAAGCGGTTCCTCTATCGAAGTTTATCTTCGATAACCTGCTACAACGTCATTCTGTCGCCACTTCCGAAGGCAAAGCCTCGTTAAAAGCAGAGGCTGAGCCACTTATTTCCCAAATTCCAGGGGAATACCAAAAGCAGCTGCTGGAAGAAGCCTTAAGCGAACTTACCGGCGAATGGGACAAACATAAAATTCGTAAAGACACCGAACTAGCTAACGCTCAACAAGGTGTTGCCAAACTTGGCTATCAAACACCGCAAGCTCCTAGTTTTTCTCCCGGCAGAATGATGCTTCGCCTGCTAATGGATAAACCATCACTAGCAAAACAATGTCCGGAAATTACCCCTGATGCTTTAAAGGGGCTCAATGTAGGCAATTTGGAAATGCTCATAGAAATGCTATCGCTTTGCTTGCAAAACCCGGATTACTCAACCGCGCAAATTCTTGAACATTTTCGCACTCACCGATTCTCGAAAGCTTTAGGGAAACTCATTGCATGGGATCACGCCGTTCGCTCAAAAGCCATGACAACCGTTTACCGGGACAGCTTCAAGCGATTGATTGACTGGCACTTAAAGGGTCGAATGGAAGAACTACTTTCTAAAGCCCGCATAGGCCAAATCAGTCAGGATGAGAAAAAAGAGCTCACTTTGCTAAGTAAACACAACCAATGAAAGATGTTCTGCTAACATTAAAACCTATGCTCAGAATTGTTCTGAATTAGTCTAAAACAAGCAAGTGTTCACTATTGCGTACATTTGCCTGAATAATATTCAAACAAACATAGGATTCAACGAAAGATAATGACTTGAAAAATCTACTCTAAATCCCATATCAACAAAACGTAGAATGCGCTGTAATTTTTCTGCTATAATGGTCGATTCTGTGTGCATATGAGCAGCAAAAGTTTTACGTTGCTAACTAGGGTTATTTTGTTGGTTGTTATCCTGTTATAGCGCTTTATCACAACAGGATGCACTTATAAAAATGCAACAGAATTAAGAAGTCGAGTGCCCAGAGGGGCTGGTTCTATATTAATTGGTCGCGGAAGTATATGGCAAGCAAGCAGTCTCAGATAAAACTCCTCATTGCTAAAGGCAAAGAGCAAGGTTATCTCACATTTTCAGAGGTCAATGACCACCTTCCACAAGATATTGTCGATTCAGACCAGATTGAAGACATTATCAGAATGATCAACGACATGGGTATTCAGGTATTTGAAAATGCGCCTGATGCCGATGAATTGTTGATGCAAGAGACTACCACTGACGAAGAAGTGGCAGAAGCTGCAGCACAAGCTTTAGCTACGGTTGAAAGCGAAATCGGACGCACCACTGACCCGGTACGCATGTATATGCGTGAAATGGGTACGGTTGAGCTATTGACCCGAGAAGGGGAAATTGAAATAGCCAAACGTATTGAAGATGGTATCAATCAGGTTCAATGCTCTGTTGCTGAATACCCTGAAGCAATTACTTATTTGCTGGATCAGTGGGATCTATACGAAGCGGAAGAAATTCGTCTAAGCGATATTATTCTGGGCTTCATTGATCCAAATGAAGAACAGGATCTCGCTCCAACGGCCACTCATATCGGCTCTGAGTTATCACAAAAAGATTTGGATGACGAAGATGATGATGAGGACGAGGATGACGACAACAACGAAGAAGAAGAAGATAACAGCATAGATCCTGAAGTCGCGAGAGTGAAGTTCTCACAATTGAGAGTTCAGTACGATAAAACACGCTCTGTGATTTCAAGCAAAGGTCGTTCTCATAATGATGCGAAGAAAGAAATTGCAGAATTAAGCGATATCTTCAAAGAATTTCGTCTGGTTCCAAAACAGTTCGACCGCATGGTGCGTAATATGCGCGACATGATGGATCGCGTTCGTGTACAAGAGCGTTTGGTTATGAAATTCTGTGTAGCCAACGCGAAAATGCCGAAAAAAGATTTCATCCAGATGTTTGCAGGCAACGAAACATCGACTGATTGGCTAAGAGCAGCGATTTCTTCTGGTGCTGAATTTTCCGAAATGCTGGAAAGTCTTCAAGAAGAAATTGAACGTTGCATCAGCAAAATCAATCAGGTGGAAGAAGAAACCGGCCTGTGTATAGAAGACATCAAAGACATTAACCGTCGTATGTCTATCGGTGAAGCGAAAGCTCGTCGTGCTAAAAAGGAAATGGTTGAAGCCAACTTACGTTTGGTTATCTCCATTGCCAAGAAATACACCAACAGAGGTTTGCAATTCCTGGATTTGATTCAGGAAGGTAACATCGGTTTGATGAAAGCCGTAGACAAGTTTGAATACCGTCGCGGTTACAAGTTCTCAACCTATGCAACATGGTGGATCCGTCAGGCGATTACTCGTTCCATTGCGGATCAGGCTCGTACTATTCGTATTCCGGTTCATATGATTGAAACTATCAACAAGTTGAACCGTATTTCTCGTCAAATGCTGCAGGAAATCGGTCGTGAACCCACACCTGAGGAATTGTCTGAGCGCATGATGATGCCAGAAGACAAAATCCGTAAAGTGCTTAAAATCGCGAAAGAACCTATTTCAATGGAGACACCAATCGGTGATGATGAAGATTCGCATTTAGGTGATTTCATTGAGGACAATACCATTGTCCAACCGTTGGATTCAGCTACAGGCCACAACCTGAAACTGGCAACACAAGATGTATTGGCTGGTTTGACCGCAAGAGAAGCAAAAGTATTGCGCATGCGCTTTGGTATCGACATGAACACTGACCACACTTTGGAAGAAGTGGGTAAACAGTTCGACGTTACTCGTGAGCGTATTC
Above is a window of Paraneptunicella aestuarii DNA encoding:
- the rpsU gene encoding 30S ribosomal protein S21, with the protein product MPIVKVRENEPFDVALRRFKRSCEKAGVLSEVRRREFFEKPTWERKRKKAAAKKRHLKKLARENARRIKLY
- a CDS encoding GatB/YqeY domain-containing protein, yielding MSLITTLKEAQKDAMRAKDKIRLGTIRLALAEVKQREVDTREELTDEDVIALLTKMVKQRHDSIAQFKKADRQDLVDQEQAELEVIQEFLPEPLSDQELQDLIAQAISESGASGMQDMGKVMAWLKPKVQGRADMGKLSGQIKAKLNG
- the dnaG gene encoding DNA primase codes for the protein MSGRIPRNFIDDLLARTDIVELIDGFVPLKKAGRNYQACCPFHNEKSPSFTVSQDKQFYHCFGCGAHGNAISFLIEYERLEFPEAVEELARYHHLEVPREQGSFSNSPQQQANRSQLEDDFQIMEKASRFFESQLKQKGQDSGAIEYLKGRGLSGEIVKQYNIGYAPNEWDAILKTFGQTPERQQQLLDLKMITENDQQRRFDFFRDRIMFPIRDKRGRVIGFGGRVMGDGSPKYLNSPETRIFHKGSELYGFYQARQQNRKLERVLVVEGYMDVIALAQFGISYAVAALGTATTPEHIQMLFRATKQVICCYDGDRAGRDAAWRALVNALPQLKDGVHMKFLFLPDGEDPDTMVRRIGKEAFEQLMEEKAVPLSKFIFDNLLQRHSVATSEGKASLKAEAEPLISQIPGEYQKQLLEEALSELTGEWDKHKIRKDTELANAQQGVAKLGYQTPQAPSFSPGRMMLRLLMDKPSLAKQCPEITPDALKGLNVGNLEMLIEMLSLCLQNPDYSTAQILEHFRTHRFSKALGKLIAWDHAVRSKAMTTVYRDSFKRLIDWHLKGRMEELLSKARIGQISQDEKKELTLLSKHNQ
- the rpoD gene encoding RNA polymerase sigma factor RpoD, which translates into the protein MASKQSQIKLLIAKGKEQGYLTFSEVNDHLPQDIVDSDQIEDIIRMINDMGIQVFENAPDADELLMQETTTDEEVAEAAAQALATVESEIGRTTDPVRMYMREMGTVELLTREGEIEIAKRIEDGINQVQCSVAEYPEAITYLLDQWDLYEAEEIRLSDIILGFIDPNEEQDLAPTATHIGSELSQKDLDDEDDDEDEDDDNNEEEEDNSIDPEVARVKFSQLRVQYDKTRSVISSKGRSHNDAKKEIAELSDIFKEFRLVPKQFDRMVRNMRDMMDRVRVQERLVMKFCVANAKMPKKDFIQMFAGNETSTDWLRAAISSGAEFSEMLESLQEEIERCISKINQVEEETGLCIEDIKDINRRMSIGEAKARRAKKEMVEANLRLVISIAKKYTNRGLQFLDLIQEGNIGLMKAVDKFEYRRGYKFSTYATWWIRQAITRSIADQARTIRIPVHMIETINKLNRISRQMLQEIGREPTPEELSERMMMPEDKIRKVLKIAKEPISMETPIGDDEDSHLGDFIEDNTIVQPLDSATGHNLKLATQDVLAGLTAREAKVLRMRFGIDMNTDHTLEEVGKQFDVTRERIRQIEAKALRKLRHPSRSEQLRSFLDE